One genomic region from Accipiter gentilis chromosome Z, bAccGen1.1, whole genome shotgun sequence encodes:
- the HTR1A gene encoding 5-hydroxytryptamine receptor 1A, with protein sequence MDVVNNTTSPERSPEGAGGPGLAEVTLGYQLLTSLLLGTLILCAVSGNACVIAAIALERSLQTVANYLIGSLAVTDLMVSVLVLPMAALYQVLNKWTLGQVTCDIFISLDVLCCTSSILHLCAIALDRYWAITDPIDYVNKRTPRRAAVLISLTWLIGFLISIPPMLGWRTPEDRSDPDACTISKDHGYTIYSTFGAFYIPLLLMLVLYGRIFKAARFRIRKTVKKAEKKKIADTCLTLSPAALQKKSNGEPGKGWRRTVEPKPGACVNGAVRQGEDGAALEIIEVQRCNSSSKTHLPLPSEACGSPPPPSFERRNEKNTEAKRRMALSRERKTVKTLGIIMGTFILCWLPFFIVALVLPFCDSKCYMPEWLGAVINWLGYSNSLLNPIIYAYFNKDFQSAFKKIIKCKFCRQ encoded by the coding sequence atGGATGTGGTCAACAACACTACCTCCCCAGAGCGCTCCCCCGAGGGGGCAGGCGGCCCCGGCCTCGCCGAGGTGACCCTGGGCTACCAGCtgctcacctccctgctcctgggcaCGCTCATCCTGTGCGCCGTGAGCGGCAACGCCTGCGTGATCGCGGCGATCGCCCTGGAGCGCTCCCTGCAAACCGTGGCCAACTATCTCATCGGCTCGCTGGCCGTCACCGACCTCATGGTGTCCGTGCTGGTGCTGCCCATGGCGGCCCTCTACCAGGTGCTGAACAAGTGGACGCTGGGGCAAGTCACCTGCGACATCTTCATCTCGCTGGACGTGCTGTGCTGCACCTCTTCCATCCTGCACCTGTGCGCCATCGCCTTGGACAGGTACTGGGCCATCACGGACCCCATCGACTATGTCAACAAGAGGACTCCCCGGCGGGCCGCCGTGCTTATCAGCCTGACCTGGCTCATCGGCTTCTTGATATCCATCCCGCCCATGCTGGGCTGGAGGACGCCCGAGGACCGCTCAGACCCCGACGCCTGCACCATCAGCAAGGACCACGGGTACACCATCTACTCCACCTTCGGCGCCTTCTACATCCCGCTACTCCTCATGCTGGTGCTGTACGGCCGCATCTTCAAGGCGGCCCGCTTCAGGATCCGCAAGACCGTCAAGAAAGCGGAGAAGAAGAAAATCGCCGACACCTGCCTCACCCTCTCCCCGGCCGccctgcagaagaaaagcaacgGGGAGCCCGGCAAGGGCTGGCGGCGGACTGTGGAGCCCAAGCCCGGTGCCTGTGTCAACGGCGCGGTGCGGCAGGGCGAGGACGGGGCCGCCCTGGAGATCATCGAGGTCCAGCGCTGCAACAGCTCCTCCAAGACTCACCTGCCGCTGCCCAGCGAGGCGTGCGGCTCTCCGCCGCCCCCCTCCTTCGAGAGGCGCAACGAGAAGAACACGGAGGCCAAGCGGAGGATGGCTCTGTCCCGGGAGAGGAAGACTGTCAAGACCCTGGGCATCATTATGGGCACCTTCATCCTCTGCTGGCTGCCGTTCTTCATCGTGGCGCTGGTCCTGCCCTTTTGTGACAGTAAGTGCTACATGCCCGAGTGGCTGGGGGCAGTCATCAACTGGCTGGGCTACTCCAACTCCCTCCTCAACCCCATCATCTATGCCTATTTCAACAAAGACTTCCAAAgtgcttttaagaaaattatCAAGTGCAAATTTTGCAGGCAGTGA